The following proteins are co-located in the Naumovozyma dairenensis CBS 421 chromosome 9, complete genome genome:
- the TOM40 gene encoding TOM complex pore protein TOM40 (similar to Saccharomyces cerevisiae TOM40 (YMR203W); ancestral locus Anc_6.302) encodes MSSAPVSMSDFNKLPTDPNVSPMTIEQSKGSFWSSNPLSSYVIDTYNQVQAHRKGLSLVNPGTVENLNKEVSRDVFLSQYFFTGLRADLNKAFALNPAFQTSHTFSIGSTNLPNYAFSALFADDNLFVQGNLDNDMSLSGRFNYGWDKTNISKANIQIANGQPTMCQLEQDYQASDFSINLKTLNPQFATKDGSFTGVAVGSLLQSITPQLALGLEVLYSRPQAIAPADAGVSYLTRYVSKKQDWIFSGQLQASGVLVASFWRKITPNVEAAIETTLQAGMVPITDPVVGTPIGIQPTVEGSTTIGAKYEYRQSIFRGIIDSNGKIGCFLERKILPTLSVLFCGEIDHFKNQSKLGCGLQFETAGNQELLMMQQGLDVDGNPLQSMPQQA; translated from the coding sequence atGTCTTCTGCTCCTGTATCAATGTCAGATTTCAACAAACTTCCAACCGATCCAAACGTCTCTCCAATGACTATCGAACAATCTAAGGGAAGTTTCTGGTCTTCTAACCCACTTTCAAGTTATGTCATAGATACTTATAACCAAGTACAAGCTCACAGAAAGGGTCTTTCTCTAGTGAACCCAGGTACAgtggaaaatttgaataaagaaGTCTCTCGTGACGTTTTCTTATCTCAATATTTCTTTACAGGGTTAAGAGCTGATCTAAATAAGGCATTCGCTTTAAATCCTGCCTTCCAAACTTCTCATACTTTTTCCATTGGATCAACTAACTTACCAAACTATGCATTCTCAGCTCTTTTCGCAGATGATAACCTTTTCGTTCAAGGTAATTTAGATAACGACATGTCATTATCTGGTAGATTTAATTACGGTTGGGACAAAACAAACATTTCCAAGGCAAACATACAAATCGCCAATGGCCAACCAACAATGTGCCAATTAGAACAAGATTACCAAGCTTCCGATTTCTCCATCAATTTGAAGACATTAAATCCACAATTCGCCACAAAGGATGGTAGTTTCACAGGTGTCGCCGTGGGTTCCCTTCTACAAAGTATTACTCCACAATTGGCTCTTGGTCTTGAAGTCCTTTACTCCAGACCTCAAGCAATTGCTCCAGCTGATGCAGGTGTATCATATTTAACCCGTTACGTCTCTAAGAAACAAGATTGGATCTTTTCAGGCCAATTACAAGCTAGTGGTGTCCTTGTTGCCTCCTTCTGGAGGAAAATTACTCCAAATGTGGAAGCTGCCATTGAAACTACTTTACAAGCCGGTATGGTTCCAATTACTGATCCTGTTGTTGGCACTCCAATTGGTATCCAACCAACAGTCGAGGGATCCACTACTATTGGTGCTAAGTATGAATATAGACAATCTATCTTCCGTGGGATTATAGATTCCAACGGGAAAATTGGTTGTTTCttagaaagaaaaatcttACCAACTTTATCTGTCTTATTCTGTGGTGAAATTGATCATTTCAAAAATCAAAGTAAATTAGGTTGTGGGCTACAATTTGAAACTGCAGGaaatcaagaattattaatgatgcAACAAGGTTTGGATGTAGATGGTAATCCATTACAATCAATGCCACAACAAGCTTAA
- the PFK2 gene encoding 6-phosphofructokinase subunit beta (similar to Saccharomyces cerevisiae PFK2 (YMR205C); ancestral locus Anc_6.304): MTVTTPLVNGTSYCLIKAYSQDSYKQAIEFYSKFLALDDCSTDNTTQTTTLSNGSISLKIKLEEDKTLQSKTESQIQFLKSIKDTKDWRSHVAESLVFNTSNIMLNKDTLTTLNAPTQSFPSDLFPMQLYTIDPLGNIIGVTSTKNAVSTMPTEPPSTKKAKFSTSTLPSKVHSFTDLSYRMQTTNNYPSLPGKQIIDPTKPKKAIAVMTSGGDAQGMNSNVRAIVRSAIFKGCRAFVVMEGYEGLVRGGPEYIKECSWEDVRGWSTEGGTNIGTARCLEFRQRDGRLLGAQHLIEAGVDALIVCGGDGSLTGADLFRSEWPSLIKELLENGRISKDQFQKYQHLNICGTVGSIDNDMSTTDATIGAYSALDRICKAIDYVEATANSHSRAFVVEVMGRNCGWLALLAGIATSADYIFIPEKPATSSEWQDQMCDIVAKHRSKGKRTTIVIVAEGAISADLTPISPADVHKVLVDRLGLDTRITTLGHVQRGGTAVAYDRMLATLQGVEAVNAVLESTADTPSPLIAINENKIVRKPLVESVRLTKSVAEAIQAKDFKKAMDLRDTEFVEHLKNFMAINSADHNEPKLPNDKRLKIAIVNVGAPAGGINSAVYSMATYCMSQGHKPYAINNGWSGLARHESVRSLEWKDMIGWQSRGGSEIGTNRVTPEQADIGMIAYYFQKYQFDGLVIVGGFEAFESLHQLERARESYPAFRIPMVLIPATLSNNVPGTEYSLGSDTALNALMEYCDVVKQSASSTRGRAFVVDVQGGNSGYLATCAALAVGAQASYVPEEGIPLEQLQQDIETLAESFESAKGRGRFGKLILKSTNASKALSATDLAKVMTSEANGRFDAKPAYPGHVQQGGLPSPIDRTRATRFAIRAVDFIEEQQETIAAARAADDDFKLDDKVVSATATVLGVRRSHIVFNPIRQLYDFETDVEARMPKVIHWQATREIADHLVGRKRVD, encoded by the coding sequence ATGACTGTGACCACTCCTTTGGTTAACGGTACATCTTACTGTTTAATTAAAGCTTACTCTCAAGATTCATACAAACAAGCCATCGAATTTTATTCCAAATTCTTAGCATTAGATGATTGTTCCACAGATAATACCACtcaaacaacaacattATCCAATGGTTCCATCTCATTAAAGattaaattggaagaagaCAAAACTTTACAATCCAAAACTGAATCTCAAATCCAATTcttaaaatcaattaaagatACCAAAGATTGGAGATCTCACGTCGCAGAATCCCTCGTATTCAACACTTCAAACATCATGTTAAATAAAGACACCTTAACCACTCTAAACGCTCCAACTCAATCATTCCCAAGTGATCTATTCCCAATGCAATTATACACAATAGATCCATTAGGTAACATCATCGGTGTCACTTCCACCAAAAACGCTGTATCCACAATGCCAACTGAACCACCTTCCACCAAAAAGGCTAAATTCTCAACATCAACATTACCATCAAAAGTTCATTCATTCACTGACTTATCATACCGTATGCAAACTACAAATAATTACCCATCATTACCTGGTAAACAAATTATAGACCCAACAAAACCTAAAAAGGCAATCGCTGTAATGACTTCAGGTGGTGACGCTCAAGGTATGAATTCAAACGTTCGTGCCATCGTAAGATCTGCAATCTTTAAAGGTTGTCGCGCTTTCGTAGTAATGGAAGGTTACGAGGGGTTAGTTCGTGGTGGTCCggaatatattaaagaatgTTCTTGGGAAGATGTTCGTGGTTGGTCCACTGAAGGAGGGACTAATATTGGGACCGCAAGATGTTTGGAATTTAGACAACGTGATGGTAGATTGCTTGGTGCTCAACATTTGATTGAAGCTGGTGTGGATGCTTTGATCGTTTGTGGAGGGGATGGATCATTGACTGGGGCAGATTTGTTTAGATCAGAATGGCCTTCTTTGATTAAAGAATTGTTGGAAAATGGAAGAATTTCTAAAGatcaattccaaaaatatcaacatttgaatatttgtGGGACTGTCGGGTctattgataatgatatgtCAACTACTGATGCTACTATTGGTGCTTACTCTGCCTTGGATAGAATTTGTAAAGCTATTGATTATGTCGAAGCTACTGCTAATTCTCATTCTCGTGCATTCGTCGTAGAAGTTATGGGTAGAAATTGTGGTTGGTTAGCTCTTTTAGCTGGTATTGCTACTTCTGCTGATTACATTTTCATTCCAGAAAAACCTGCTACTTCAAGTGAATGGCAAGATCAAATGTGTGATATCGTCGCAAAACATAGATCTAAGGGTAAGAGAACAAcaattgttattgttgctGAAGGTGCCATTTCCGCTGATTTGACTCCAATTTCTCCAGCTGATGTTCATAAAGTTCTTGTCGATAGATTAGGTTTAGATACAAGAATTACCACTTTAGGTCACGTTCAAAGAGGTGGTACTGCTGTCGCTTATGATCGTATGTTGGCTACTTTACAAGGTGTCGAAGCTGTTAACGCTGTCTTGGAATCTACTGCTGATACCCCATCTCCATTAATCGccattaatgaaaacaaGATTGTTAGAAAACCATTAGTTGAATCTGTTAGATTAACTAAATCTGTCGCTGAAGCTATTCAAGCTAAGGATTTCAAAAAAGCTATGGATTTAAGAGATACTGAATTCGTCGAacatttaaagaatttcatGGCTATTAACTCTGCTGATCATAATGAACCAAAATTACCAAATGATAAGAGATTGAAAATCGCTATCGTTAACGTTGGTGCTCCAGCTGGTGGTATTAACTCTGCCGTTTACTCAATGGCTACTTACTGTATGTCTCAAGGTCATAAACCATATGCTATTAACAACGGCTGGTCTGGTTTGGCTAGACATGAAAGTGTTCGTTCTTTAGAGTGGAAAGATATGATTGGATGGCAAAGTCGTGGTGGTTCTGAAATCGGTACTAACAGAGTCACTCCAGAACAAGCTGATATCGGTATGATTGCTTActatttccaaaaatacCAATTCGATGGGTTAGTCATTGTTGGTGGGTTTGAAGCTTTCGAATCATTACATCAATTAGAAAGAGCTAGAGAAAGTTATCCAGCTTTCAGAATCCCAATGGTCTTAATTCCAGCTactttatcaaataatgtCCCAGGTACTGAATATTCATTAGGTTCTGATACAGCTTTGAATGCCTTAATGGAATACTGTGACGTTGTTAAGCAATCTGCTTCTTCTACAAGAGGTAGAGCTTTCGTTGTCGACGTTCAAGGTGGTAACTCTGGTTATTTAGCTACTTGTGCTGCTTTAGCTGTCGGTGCCCAAGCTTCTTACGTTCCAGAAGAAGGTATCCCATTAgaacaattacaacaagATATTGAAACTTTAGCTGAATCGTTCGAATCTGCTAAGGGTAGAGGTAGATTTGGTAAATTAATCTTAAAGAGTACAAATGCTTCTAAGGCTTTAAGTGCTACTGATCTAGCTAAGGTTATGACTTCTGAAGCTAACGGTAGATTTGATGCTAAACCAGCTTATCCAGGTCACGTTCAACAAGGTGGTTTACCATCTCCAATTGATAGAACAAGAGCTACCAGATTTGCTATCAGAGCAGTTGATTTCATCgaagaacaacaagaaacTATCGCTGCTGCCCGTGCTGCTGACGatgatttcaaattggATGACAAGGTTGTCTCTGCTACTGCTACTGTCTTAGGTGTTAGACGTTCTCACATCGTTTTCAACCCAATCAGACAATTGTATGATTTCGAAACTGATGTGGAAGCAAGAATGCCAAAGGTTATTCACTGGCAAGCAACCAGAGAAATTGCTGATCACTTAGTTGGCAGAAAGAGAGTTGATTAA
- the INP1 gene encoding Inp1p (similar to Saccharomyces cerevisiae INP1 (YMR204C); ancestral locus Anc_6.303), whose translation MTKLTDGIPPNTKTSLTPTRTHTSTPASHPSSPLSSSSSSTLRNLRETFKFKSSRKSTSSKKDPIPLHTNVKSNHRTLQRKPLSESPSKPSTPIPKKKSSFSSPSSNDKTTIPNNNNNNKRTSAQKISLFKYDNVQVMNCFVPISASSTRRSSSSHSSSNFADSHSDKSDLSNTISVRIKPTSLMAQGPLEIYQIFTPDISSNMKGSVNGNGNGNGQTMNYLSIGRNSNIIHPLLPKLKVTKLYGGSGANDGYKYFINFYNPERFWEIDFLPILGNDMSVNEPLQNVIKEFERVISKVCQFAIIEEEVEDEGQLGADSLAENSSVHINRLNLIYTDGKVSDTTSYEPKNMIEEQKQDTSDDDDELNYLLEDINEEEEEEEEEKENNERVQSRYIPPTQVRRNSTSDILPAENKIQDAFRRAMENCSYSWEHFNGLKLKESNDSRRSMMIQPILTRDTDQSLTRKQMLIQNRRSISLFSNLH comes from the coding sequence atgaCCAAATTAACGGATGGAATTCCGCCTAACACAAAAACGTCTCTTACTCCCACACGTACTCATACATCCACGCCAGCATCTCACCCATCTTCACCACTatcctcttcttcatcatctacTCTACGAAACTTAAGAGAAACcttcaaatttaaatctAGTAGGAAGTCTACTTCATCGAAGAAGGATCCTATACCGTTACATACGAATGTGAAATCTAATCATAGAACATTGCAACGAAAACCATTATCAGAATCACCATCGAAACCCTCAACACCAATCccgaagaagaaatcatcTTTCTCGTCACcatcttcaaatgataaGACCACAATacctaataataacaataataataaaaggaCATCAGCTCAAAAAATCTCTCTTTTTAAATATGACAACGTCCAAGTAATGAATTGTTTTGTCCCTATATCTGCATCATCAACAAGAAGATCCTCATCATCTCATTCTAGCTCGAACTTTGCCGATTCTCATAGCGATAAGAGTGATTTATCCAATACGATAAGTGTAAGGATAAAACCGACATCATTAATGGCTCAAGGCCCATTagaaatttatcaaatttttaCTCCCGATATCTCTTCAAATATGAAAGGGTCTGTAAATGGAAACGGAAATGGAAATGGACAGACgatgaattatttatcAATTGGAAGAAACAGTAATATCATTCATCCACTGTTACCTAAATTGAAAGTTACTAAATTGTATGGTGGTAGTGGAGCTAATGATGgttataaatattttataaatttttataatcCTGAACGATTTTGGGAAATAGATTTTTTACCTATCCTGGGGAATGATATGAGTGTAAATGAACCGTTACAAAATGTTATAAAGGAGTTTGAAAGAGTTATAAGTAAGGTATGTCAATTTGCaataattgaagaagaagttgaagatGAAGGTCAGTTGGGAGCTGACTCATTAGCAGAAAATTCTAGTGTACACATTAATCGACTGAATCTAATATACACAGATGGGAAGGTGTCAGACACTACAAGCTACGAACCAAAGAATATGatagaagaacaaaaacaaGATACTAGcgatgatgacgatgaatTGAACTACTTATTAGAAGATATaaacgaagaagaagaagaagaagaagaagaaaaggaaaacaaCGAGAGAGTCCAATCGCGATACATACCTCCAACTCAAGTACGAAGGAATAGCACATCTGATATTTTACCCgcagaaaataaaatacaaGATGCATTCAGAAGGGCAATGGAAAATTGTTCATATTCATGGGAGCATTTTAATGGACTGAAGCTTAAAGAAAGTAACGATAGTAGGCGAAGTATGATGATACAACCTATCCTGACAAGAGATACGGACCAATCTTTAACTAGGAAACAAATGCTTATACAAAATAGAAGATCTATATCTTTATTCTCTAATTTACATTAA